The Burkholderiales bacterium genome window below encodes:
- a CDS encoding NUDIX hydrolase: MKFCSNCGRAVVFKVPPGDNLPRYSCDACAVIYYQNPKIVVGCIPEWEDRILLCKRAIEPRYGLWTLPAGFLENGETTMAGAARETLEEACARVQIDTLYALYNLPHINQIYMLFRARLLDLDFRAGAESLEVKLYAEPDIPWQEIAFAAVRKTLLHYFEDRQAGRSGGRVHIGTIEAPAVSPAAMKTT; encoded by the coding sequence ATGAAATTCTGCAGCAATTGCGGCCGTGCCGTCGTGTTCAAAGTGCCGCCTGGCGACAATCTGCCGCGCTATTCCTGCGACGCGTGCGCGGTCATTTATTACCAGAATCCGAAGATCGTCGTCGGCTGTATACCGGAATGGGAGGACAGGATTCTGCTGTGCAAACGCGCGATCGAACCGCGCTATGGACTGTGGACGCTGCCCGCCGGCTTCCTGGAAAACGGCGAGACGACAATGGCGGGCGCAGCGCGCGAAACGCTCGAGGAAGCGTGCGCCCGCGTTCAAATCGACACCTTGTATGCGCTGTACAACCTGCCGCACATCAACCAGATCTACATGCTGTTTCGCGCGCGCCTGCTCGATCTGGATTTTCGTGCGGGCGCCGAGTCGCTGGAAGTGAAGCTCTATGCCGAACCCGATATCCCGTGGCAGGAGATCGCGTTCGCGGCCGTACGCAAGACGCTGCTGCATTACTTCGAGGACCGCCAAGCCGGCCGCAGCGGCGGTCGGGTACACATCGGCACGATAGAAGCGCCGGCGGTATCGCCTGCCGCGATGAAAACGACGTAG